The genomic stretch TCTTCCAACAGGGCCAACAGAAAGCCAGAGCAGTGACTCACCTGTGATGACACCGCAAGGGCAAAGGAACAAGGGGAGAAGACCCAGGATCCCCAACTTCACCCCCAGATTCTATCAGGACACAAATGGAGACCCAGCAGATAAAGCAGGGAGGAATCTGCCCGCCTCCTTTCCCACCCCAAAGTGAGtcctggggaagagggagagtcAGAAATCCAGCTCCCTGGGTCCAGGAATGTCCCTTGGGGTGGCTGTCATTCCCTCATGGACAGCCCCACTCATTAAGTCCTGACCATGACCAGGCCCCCAAGAAATAGAGGCCAATGAGGTATCGTCCAGTGATGGAGACAGACCCACCCATAAATAATGACATCCCAACTGTTCAGGCAACGTTTCCCCAAATATGGAGCGATTCGAAATGATCTTAGGGTGTGCCTGGATGCAACATCATACAACACTGACTCTTGGATTGAGAAAGTTCTTTTCAATCCTTCCAATTACACCAGGAAGGAACTCTCAGATAAGAAGCCTGTGTCTTTAACATCTCTTTAACCCTCATTAATCTTCCTTTATtacaacagagacagagagtaggcTTCAGGCTCACATCCTGGCAGGTGGCAGTATCTAGCCAGAATTTAATactattatttaacatctttaatctGACATGATTTACTTTAATGGAATTTGCTGTTTTCATTGCATCTGCTTTTTTCTAAATTGCCAagttacacatttaaaaaatattttatttattcatttggttgcaccgggtcttagttgtggcagctGGGCTCCTtatttgtggcatgcaaactcttagttgcggcatgcatgtgggatctagttccttgaccagggatcgagcccaagcccactgcattgggagctcagagtcttaaccactgcaccaccagtgaagtccctttTCCATCTGCTTTTACAAGTACATTCTATTTGTGACAGGTGATCCTGCTTATCCCATATAGAGTAGTGATATCCAGTGTTTctcttgaaataaatttatttttatacagaagTACAGGCAATAGGAGTACAGGCAATACACAAAATATCGTCATGCTATTTTGCAGGTATGGCGAACATTGTGAAAAGGGTATGTGAATAGATTGATGTTTGGAAAATTCTTCTAGAACAGTGTTTATCAGAAGGTTGGAATTGCCGCTGGCAGAGAGTGCTATCTGGGTGGCTGGGTCCCAGGCCCCCCATCATCATATCTTCCTGCAGGGAATCCCATCCTGAGGTTCAGAGCTATGGATCCTAAATCAGAATTAgcctgaggagagagaaggaaagggttAACCCCCTCCCATAATAAAGCTCTGGGTTCTGGACTTGATCCCCCATCCAGACCCCCATCAGCCCAGGCACTAAGGCCGGACTCCCCACCCTCCTTCACAAAggcaaactgaagctcagagcgTTTAGGGTTGTGGTCCAGGTGATGCAGCAATTTCAATAAGAGAACAAGGATCCCTGGTTCCTCTGTCATCCTAATaggacccctcccaccccattcACTTCCCCAATTCCGTCCACAGGAGGTCCAGGCTTCTGGGTAGGTTCCTGCTAAGCTTGTTGAACTGGAGGGATCTCTTagggctggggctcagagagggaaagaactCGCCCCAGGCACACACAGCCATACCTCAGAGAGGGTTTCTGCAGTCCCGGCCGCAGGCACTGAGGCAGCACCGTTTGTGGCCTGGGCAGTCCCAGTCTTTGGAGCACAGGTGCTGCACGGGGCTGAGGCAGCGCAGTGGGTCCTCGGGGCAGCTGCCCATCTTAACTGCAACACAGGAGCCGGGTGATTCCCGCCTGTACCCTGGCCCTGGGGCTTGGGGCTTGGCTGGCGGTCAGCAAAGTAGAGAGGGACTCTTACCGAAAACCTTACGGACACACTGGCGGAAGCATGCTTTGTGGCAGCACTTCATCCTCGAGGGA from Balaenoptera acutorostrata chromosome 15, mBalAcu1.1, whole genome shotgun sequence encodes the following:
- the LOC103006645 gene encoding WAP four-disulfide core domain protein 5, giving the protein MVLISSSPEKSGGCPPDDGPCILLVPDQCVDDSHCPSRMKCCHKACFRQCVRKVFVKMGSCPEDPLRCLSPVQHLCSKDWDCPGHKRCCLSACGRDCRNPL